A single region of the Nicotiana sylvestris chromosome 6, ASM39365v2, whole genome shotgun sequence genome encodes:
- the LOC104228087 gene encoding uncharacterized protein, which translates to MEIEVADLTNKHMKPSVADSETTENNIEVAKDAEEENALIPVPMASEQMEAEIANILDKMNHFTQQVSELLESGKSMLKELSYEFEERLIQIHKEQMEKWQEEIKELRSLDTANEEADALLLNAKYLLQNVHGES; encoded by the exons ATGGAAATAGAAGTTGCTGATCTCACAAATAAGCACATGAAACCTTCT GTGGCAGATAGTGAAACAACAGAGAATAATATCGAAGTAGCAAAGGATGCAGAAGAAGAAAATGCTTTGATTCCCGTCCCTATGGCTTCTGAACAGATGGAGGCGGAGATTGCCAATATTCTTGACAAGATGAACCATTTCACTCAGCAG GTATCTGAACTGCTGGAGTCAGGGAAGTCCATGCTTAAGGAGCTGAGTTATGAATTTGAAGAACGGTTGATTCA AATACACAAGGAACAGATGGAAAAGTGGCAAGAAGAGATTAAGGAACTGCGTTCACTTGACACAGCAAATGAGGAGGCTGATGCTCTGTTGCTAAATGCTAAATATCTACTTCAGAATGTCCATGGTGAATCCTGA